A single genomic interval of Sulfurovum sp. TSL6 harbors:
- the bioD gene encoding dethiobiotin synthase, producing MQVRSLFITATGTNIGKTHTTVQLIEAFAAKGLSVGVFKPIETGVSTLPHDASLLLKVCQKVNKNFKNLNPEDITAYTFPLPAAPFCADIHQEIVLEKIIKKYHELSQLCDILLVEGAGGLLVPVTKDFMMIDLAKKLKAKVLLVTPSRLGCINDTLLSMEALNSRNMGFEWCVNLFEDKESFSEVTQPFYDEVFPDWWSVEAGIQRFISTY from the coding sequence ATGCAAGTGCGATCACTTTTTATCACTGCTACAGGTACAAACATTGGCAAAACACATACCACAGTTCAACTCATTGAAGCTTTTGCCGCCAAAGGTTTGTCTGTGGGTGTATTTAAACCTATCGAAACAGGTGTAAGTACCTTACCCCATGATGCTAGTTTACTCTTAAAAGTTTGCCAAAAGGTAAACAAGAACTTTAAAAATCTCAATCCAGAAGATATCACAGCATATACTTTTCCTCTTCCAGCAGCCCCTTTTTGTGCAGATATACATCAAGAAATAGTCCTTGAGAAGATCATCAAAAAGTACCACGAACTCTCACAGCTTTGTGACATACTTCTGGTTGAAGGTGCCGGTGGTCTTTTGGTCCCTGTAACAAAAGATTTTATGATGATCGATCTGGCTAAAAAACTAAAAGCCAAAGTGCTTTTGGTCACACCCAGCAGATTAGGATGCATCAATGATACTTTACTCTCCATGGAAGCCCTAAATTCTCGTAATATGGGGTTTGAATGGTGTGTAAACCTCTTTGAAGACAAAGAGAGTTTTTCTGAAGTCACACAGCCTTTTTATGATGAAGTCTTCCCTGATTGGTGGAGTGTTGAAGCAGGAATACAAAGGTTTATTAGCACCTATTAG
- a CDS encoding aspartate carbamoyltransferase catalytic subunit, whose product MQHLVDTTNLSDTQIQQLLHDAKTFKAQSPSQLLRDKLLITLFFEASTRTRSSFEVAAKRLGAAVVHLDPGKSSTKKGESLEDTFANLCAMEPDGVIIRHSENEAPGLLADMQMTSVINAGAGNYAHPTQALLDLFTMVEHFNGNIQGKTIAIVGDIVSSRVASSGIRLLTRMGMNVILVAPKPFMPKSDLPQYEKLEDVLDKVDVIMSLRAQLERHASPIFDDYEEYAKHYCINHDRLGDRDILVLHPGPVMRNIDISDEMLEDERCKVLEQVKNGVYMRMAILKLLLLDS is encoded by the coding sequence ATGCAACATTTGGTAGATACCACGAACTTATCTGACACACAAATACAACAACTACTTCATGACGCTAAAACCTTTAAAGCTCAATCCCCTTCTCAACTGCTTAGAGATAAACTGCTCATTACCCTTTTCTTCGAAGCCTCGACACGTACACGCAGTTCTTTTGAAGTAGCAGCTAAAAGACTGGGTGCGGCTGTTGTGCACCTTGATCCGGGTAAAAGTTCTACTAAAAAAGGGGAATCACTCGAAGACACCTTTGCAAACCTTTGTGCGATGGAACCAGATGGGGTCATCATCCGTCACTCTGAAAATGAAGCTCCGGGTCTCTTAGCTGATATGCAGATGACTTCCGTCATTAACGCTGGAGCAGGCAACTACGCACACCCTACTCAAGCACTCCTTGACCTCTTTACAATGGTCGAACATTTTAATGGTAACATTCAAGGTAAGACCATTGCCATTGTAGGTGATATTGTAAGTTCACGTGTGGCGAGTTCTGGTATTCGTCTGCTTACACGTATGGGGATGAATGTCATTTTGGTTGCACCCAAACCATTTATGCCCAAGAGTGATCTGCCTCAATATGAAAAACTTGAAGATGTCCTGGACAAAGTGGATGTCATTATGTCTCTACGAGCACAGTTGGAACGTCATGCTTCTCCTATCTTTGATGATTATGAGGAGTATGCGAAACACTACTGTATCAACCATGATCGTTTAGGGGATAGAGATATCCTGGTACTTCATCCCGGTCCGGTCATGAGAAACATAGATATTTCTGATGAGATGCTTGAAGATGAACGGTGTAAAGTGCTTGAACAGGTCAAAAATGGTGTTTATATGCGTATGGCTATTTTGAAATTATTGCTTCTAGACTCTTAG
- a CDS encoding aminodeoxychorismate synthase component I has product MIWLSKENGFEEINKLSKSRTPFLFIISFDGEKIFAKPLNELDDDIYYKLEDWRNYPVQKRTKAFTFSKSPVDFVTYKKTLDKVLEEIRSGNTYLLNLTFRTPIESSFTLKEIFTYARAKFKLYFKDQFICFSPERFVEIEENTISTYPMKGTIDADLPHAQESILADTKEMAEHIMIVDLMRNDLGIIGSEIKVEKFRYIEKIKAGKKDLLQVSSKITATLPTDWRDHLGTLLSKILPAGSISGTPKKSTVNIIKQIENFDRGFYTGIFGVFDGESLRSGVMIRFIEKENDKLFYKSGGGITIDSNAKSEYDELIDKIYLPLQ; this is encoded by the coding sequence ATGATTTGGCTTAGCAAAGAAAATGGTTTTGAAGAGATAAACAAACTCTCAAAATCACGTACCCCTTTTCTTTTTATCATCTCTTTTGATGGTGAAAAAATCTTTGCAAAACCACTCAATGAGTTAGATGATGACATTTACTATAAACTGGAAGATTGGCGTAACTATCCTGTACAAAAACGTACCAAAGCATTTACTTTCTCCAAGTCTCCTGTGGATTTCGTCACCTACAAAAAAACACTCGATAAAGTACTCGAAGAGATACGTTCTGGTAATACCTATCTGCTCAACCTTACATTCAGAACACCCATAGAAAGTTCTTTCACCCTTAAAGAGATCTTCACCTATGCCAGAGCCAAGTTTAAACTCTATTTTAAAGATCAATTTATCTGTTTCTCTCCAGAACGTTTTGTGGAGATAGAAGAGAATACCATATCCACCTATCCCATGAAGGGAACTATAGATGCTGACCTTCCTCATGCCCAAGAGAGCATTTTAGCCGATACAAAAGAGATGGCAGAGCATATCATGATCGTCGATCTTATGCGTAATGACTTGGGGATCATAGGTTCAGAGATCAAAGTTGAGAAGTTTCGTTATATAGAGAAGATCAAAGCAGGTAAAAAAGACCTACTTCAGGTCAGTTCCAAGATCACAGCAACGCTTCCTACTGACTGGAGAGATCACTTAGGTACACTTCTCAGCAAAATACTTCCCGCAGGATCCATCTCCGGGACACCTAAAAAGAGTACGGTCAATATCATCAAGCAGATAGAGAATTTTGACAGAGGATTTTATACCGGGATCTTTGGTGTTTTTGATGGAGAATCCTTACGCTCCGGAGTGATGATACGTTTCATTGAAAAAGAAAATGACAAGCTTTTTTACAAAAGTGGTGGAGGCATTACCATAGATTCCAATGCCAAAAGTGAATATGATGAGCTGATAGATAAGATCTATTTGCCATTACAGTAA
- a CDS encoding rhomboid family intramembrane serine protease, which translates to MLSMKADIQRYTLTYILIASSSVVYLFSALLSQSLSDMDMQILVDMGALFGPLTVLKGEWWRLLTAMFLHGGMTHLLMNMFSLYLVGRGAEMYFDTKSYLSIYFFSGIIGGLVSLYIHPVSVGVGASGAIFGVFGALAGFFLAHREKIATHTKAFMKDFSIIIAINLVIGFSIPSIDVSAHIGGLIVGFVGGFALSKDPKWIWEYSSAMVLLILVIVSYLPDHYAQILF; encoded by the coding sequence ATGCTATCTATGAAGGCTGACATCCAGCGTTATACGCTTACCTATATACTGATAGCATCCAGCAGTGTCGTCTATCTTTTTTCTGCACTGTTGAGCCAAAGCCTTAGTGATATGGACATGCAGATCCTTGTGGATATGGGTGCACTGTTTGGTCCATTGACTGTGCTTAAAGGTGAGTGGTGGAGGCTACTGACCGCCATGTTCTTGCATGGTGGTATGACCCACCTTCTGATGAATATGTTCTCTCTTTATCTCGTAGGCCGTGGTGCAGAGATGTACTTTGACACAAAGTCTTACCTGAGCATTTACTTCTTTTCTGGGATCATTGGCGGACTTGTCTCTTTGTATATACACCCAGTCTCTGTAGGTGTAGGGGCATCTGGTGCTATCTTTGGCGTTTTTGGTGCATTGGCAGGGTTTTTTCTGGCACATAGAGAAAAGATAGCTACACATACCAAAGCATTCATGAAAGACTTTAGTATCATCATTGCGATCAACCTTGTCATAGGTTTTTCTATCCCTTCCATTGATGTCAGTGCACATATTGGGGGGCTTATCGTAGGTTTTGTAGGCGGATTTGCACTCTCAAAAGATCCAAAATGGATATGGGAGTATAGCAGTGCAATGGTCTTGCTCATTTTGGTTATTGTCTCCTATCTTCCTGATCATTATGCGCAGATACTCTTTTAA
- a CDS encoding PP0621 family protein: MILKLLIFAIAGVLIYKFFGGKFPTFGKSPHEKKLDDDTLVECETCHTYVTVKESIIVGGKYYCSRECTP, from the coding sequence ATGATATTAAAACTACTTATTTTTGCTATTGCCGGTGTGCTTATCTACAAATTTTTTGGCGGAAAATTTCCGACATTTGGGAAAAGCCCACATGAGAAAAAACTGGATGATGATACACTTGTAGAATGTGAAACATGTCATACCTATGTGACTGTGAAAGAGAGTATCATTGTAGGCGGTAAGTATTACTGTTCTAGAGAATGCACACCCTAA
- the rsmG gene encoding 16S rRNA (guanine(527)-N(7))-methyltransferase RsmG, producing the protein MNLSQHLDKEGIILSSGIIVKLERFASLLNEWNQIHNLTGAKTIDAIYVNIVDSLYPLTFIEKPKTLLDVGTGAGFPGLVLAIALPDTQVVLAEPLKKRVSFLKYASIDLELPNVSVEAKRVETVEHDAFDLISSRAVTNTKLLLDLTSKISDAHTEYLFYKGSRVFDEIEDVQHQLRYDIVQKNQRNYLYIKTEE; encoded by the coding sequence TTGAATTTATCGCAACATTTAGATAAAGAAGGGATCATACTGTCAAGTGGGATCATCGTAAAGTTGGAGCGCTTTGCTTCGCTTTTGAATGAGTGGAACCAGATCCATAATCTTACAGGGGCTAAAACCATAGATGCGATCTATGTGAACATCGTGGATTCACTGTATCCTTTGACCTTTATAGAAAAACCAAAAACACTGTTAGATGTAGGAACCGGTGCTGGCTTTCCCGGTCTTGTACTCGCCATTGCCTTACCCGATACCCAAGTGGTCCTTGCCGAGCCGCTTAAAAAACGTGTCTCTTTTTTAAAGTATGCATCGATAGACTTGGAACTTCCCAATGTCAGTGTAGAAGCAAAGAGAGTCGAAACAGTCGAGCATGATGCGTTTGATCTTATCAGTTCACGTGCCGTGACCAATACAAAACTTCTTTTGGATCTGACCTCCAAGATCAGTGATGCACATACGGAATATCTTTTTTACAAAGGGTCTCGTGTATTTGATGAGATAGAAGATGTACAACATCAGCTAAGATATGATATAGTACAAAAAAATCAACGAAATTACCTCTATATAAAGACTGAAGAATGA
- a CDS encoding PqqD family protein → MNLNQKITFADTVFAQEVDGEMVLLDMESENYFGLDEVGTAIWQTMQEYGTLQEVFNTMLEQYDVEEEVLEKDLSDFIEKLVERGLVEVKEN, encoded by the coding sequence ATGAACCTCAATCAAAAAATAACATTTGCAGATACAGTTTTCGCACAAGAAGTAGATGGGGAAATGGTATTGTTGGATATGGAAAGTGAAAACTACTTCGGGCTTGATGAAGTGGGTACAGCTATCTGGCAGACTATGCAGGAGTATGGTACTTTGCAAGAGGTTTTTAATACGATGTTAGAACAGTATGATGTGGAAGAAGAGGTATTGGAAAAAGATCTTTCTGATTTTATAGAAAAATTGGTTGAGAGGGGTTTGGTAGAGGTGAAAGAAAATTGA
- a CDS encoding FG-GAP repeat protein, whose translation MIGLASFAHAEVAYTEQTLTTNGGQSVSMDGEWGAVGAYEAGIAGTCYVTMYRLDYTTMTWNYHSTVGAANGNCNGNKGFGAAITLSGEELVVGLEDYNDGPNKDIGAFSVYAYDSAKDSWEPLIEHVVASDAQAFSGFGTAVNIQSGFLMVGAPRHDGTAGADVGKVYLYEKPQDFANGLPETITIEGDQSGSLFGSAIAGDGTDIVIGAPGYDQGGLIDNGAGFMYEYNNSVPSITQTGSLYGAVANEALGIQVDHKDPYAIIAGNLRTHGYHLGDVWYKDLDVDGTGGGDVSINSNVSAIATKGSFINVYPSIVNSFNSYSLQINPTGTVSTEFAEDISLSQNFLFVSEAGSDQARMYEMPCGYGGALVENEWAMVSIPCKISGQTVGTIFGDDGLGTYDTNWVVYEQNASNYSGKSADYIKLDETSPIVQGKSYWIIADANRTWKVDSTASSTRTDLNTAIVPNPDIVAGTYAVALPMADQNLTGLGSWAKVMIGNPFARSFEWTNVQYLVSDVVSDVNISLSEAETLGLMDSTAYVYDSSSTSGQPYTAVTVTPGVGTKTISVNEGFWIKILNNALIGNKLLIPLEK comes from the coding sequence ATGATTGGACTAGCATCATTTGCGCACGCTGAAGTTGCATACACTGAACAGACTCTCACGACTAATGGCGGGCAATCAGTTTCTATGGATGGTGAATGGGGGGCAGTCGGAGCCTATGAGGCGGGGATTGCTGGTACCTGCTATGTTACGATGTACCGACTTGATTATACTACTATGACATGGAATTATCATTCTACAGTCGGTGCAGCAAATGGTAATTGTAATGGGAATAAGGGATTTGGGGCTGCCATCACTCTTTCCGGTGAGGAATTGGTGGTTGGACTTGAAGATTATAATGATGGACCAAATAAGGATATAGGTGCCTTTAGTGTCTATGCATATGACAGTGCCAAGGACTCTTGGGAACCGTTAATTGAGCATGTTGTGGCAAGTGATGCACAAGCCTTCTCTGGTTTTGGAACAGCCGTGAATATTCAAAGTGGTTTCTTAATGGTCGGGGCTCCACGACATGATGGAACTGCTGGGGCTGATGTAGGTAAAGTGTATTTGTATGAGAAGCCACAGGATTTTGCTAATGGCTTACCAGAAACAATAACAATCGAGGGAGATCAATCCGGCAGTCTATTTGGTAGTGCTATAGCTGGGGATGGTACGGATATTGTAATCGGAGCACCTGGATATGATCAAGGAGGCTTGATCGATAACGGGGCAGGTTTTATGTACGAGTATAACAATTCTGTGCCAAGTATAACACAGACAGGATCTCTCTATGGTGCCGTTGCTAACGAAGCGTTGGGGATACAGGTTGATCACAAAGACCCTTATGCTATTATAGCAGGTAATTTAAGAACACATGGCTATCATCTTGGAGATGTTTGGTACAAGGATTTAGATGTGGACGGAACAGGGGGTGGTGATGTTTCTATCAACAGTAATGTCAGTGCCATAGCAACAAAAGGAAGTTTCATCAATGTTTACCCTTCAATAGTTAACTCTTTTAACAGCTATTCTCTGCAAATTAACCCAACTGGCACTGTATCTACTGAATTCGCTGAAGATATCTCTTTGTCACAGAATTTTCTGTTCGTAAGTGAAGCAGGGAGTGATCAAGCACGAATGTATGAGATGCCATGTGGGTATGGAGGAGCATTGGTAGAGAACGAGTGGGCAATGGTAAGCATCCCTTGTAAGATCTCCGGTCAGACAGTTGGAACCATTTTTGGTGATGATGGCCTGGGAACGTATGATACTAACTGGGTAGTCTATGAGCAGAATGCTAGTAACTATAGCGGTAAATCGGCTGATTATATTAAGTTGGATGAAACTAGTCCGATAGTACAGGGAAAAAGCTACTGGATCATTGCCGATGCCAACAGAACATGGAAAGTGGACAGTACTGCCAGTTCAACAAGAACGGATCTTAATACTGCGATTGTCCCTAACCCAGATATAGTAGCAGGGACATATGCCGTTGCATTGCCAATGGCAGATCAGAACCTTACTGGCCTTGGATCTTGGGCTAAAGTAATGATAGGGAATCCTTTTGCACGCTCGTTTGAATGGACAAATGTACAATACCTTGTATCTGATGTTGTATCTGATGTGAATATCTCTTTATCAGAGGCTGAAACATTAGGGCTTATGGATAGTACAGCGTATGTTTATGACAGTTCAAGTACTAGTGGACAACCATACACAGCAGTGACTGTCACTCCAGGTGTAGGTACTAAAACAATCTCTGTGAATGAAGGGTTTTGGATTAAGATACTCAATAATGCACTGATAGGTAACAAACTATTGATACCTTTAGAGAAATAG
- the ribA gene encoding GTP cyclohydrolase II: MNTIDISQIATLPTKYGVFKIQAFKEGTKNGEGKEHLAIFTEDMSDEPIVRVHSECLTGDALGSVKCDCGEQLQYALELIAKEGGMIIYHRQEGRNIGLLNKVNAYALQDAGFNTVEANHQLGFRADERTYEVVEFILHHFGIQKLKLLTNNPKKIESLGDIEIIERLPIQITPNPHNEGYLQVKKDQMGHLL; the protein is encoded by the coding sequence ATGAATACTATTGATATATCACAAATCGCTACTTTACCAACCAAATACGGTGTATTTAAAATACAGGCGTTTAAAGAAGGTACAAAAAATGGTGAAGGCAAAGAACATTTGGCCATTTTTACAGAAGATATGTCAGATGAACCCATCGTCCGTGTACATTCTGAATGTCTGACTGGTGATGCGCTTGGTTCAGTGAAGTGTGATTGTGGAGAACAACTTCAATATGCACTGGAACTGATCGCAAAAGAGGGTGGAATGATCATTTACCATCGTCAAGAAGGACGTAACATCGGCCTGTTAAACAAAGTCAATGCCTATGCATTGCAGGATGCAGGCTTTAACACTGTAGAAGCAAATCATCAACTTGGTTTCAGAGCGGATGAACGTACCTATGAAGTGGTTGAATTCATTTTACATCATTTTGGCATTCAAAAACTAAAACTGCTTACCAACAACCCTAAAAAAATAGAGAGCTTGGGTGACATTGAGATCATAGAACGCCTTCCTATCCAAATCACGCCTAATCCTCACAACGAGGGTTATCTTCAAGTCAAAAAAGACCAGATGGGACATCTGCTTTAA
- the hemB gene encoding porphobilinogen synthase → MFARFRRKRINPVLRDLLQETHLSVNDFIYPLFAKSGSGIKEEVNSMPGVFQMSIDEIVKECDVLKELGIYSIILFGIPDTKDSVGSDAMCEHGIIAQTVREVKAAHPDMFVVTDLCFCEYTDHGHCGVIDPVLHTVDNDITLDNLAAQAVVHAKAGVDMIAPSGMMDGMITAIRNGLDEAGFVNLPVMSYSTKFASAYYGPFRDVAESSPSFGDRRSYQMNPANRNEAIQESIEDEKEGADILMVKPALAYLDVVRDVKNNTSLPLAVYNVSGEYSMLKMAAKAGVIDYDKVMMETLLGFKRAGADIIITYHAKEAAILLNK, encoded by the coding sequence ATGTTCGCACGTTTTAGAAGAAAAAGAATCAATCCGGTCCTCAGAGACCTCCTCCAAGAGACACACCTCTCTGTCAATGATTTCATCTATCCCCTTTTTGCAAAAAGTGGGTCAGGCATTAAAGAAGAGGTAAACTCTATGCCTGGTGTTTTTCAAATGAGCATTGATGAGATAGTCAAAGAGTGTGATGTACTGAAAGAACTTGGTATCTACTCCATCATCCTTTTTGGTATCCCAGATACGAAAGACTCTGTAGGATCTGATGCGATGTGTGAGCATGGGATCATCGCTCAAACAGTACGTGAAGTCAAAGCTGCACACCCTGACATGTTTGTGGTTACAGATCTTTGTTTCTGCGAATACACTGACCATGGGCACTGCGGTGTCATCGACCCGGTACTCCACACGGTTGACAATGACATTACACTTGACAACTTGGCTGCACAAGCCGTAGTACATGCCAAGGCAGGTGTTGACATGATAGCACCTTCAGGCATGATGGACGGGATGATCACTGCCATACGTAACGGACTGGATGAAGCAGGATTTGTCAACCTTCCTGTCATGTCTTACTCCACCAAATTTGCCTCAGCTTATTATGGTCCTTTCCGTGATGTGGCTGAGTCCAGTCCGAGTTTTGGAGACAGAAGATCTTACCAGATGAACCCAGCTAACAGAAATGAAGCGATACAAGAGAGTATAGAAGATGAAAAAGAGGGAGCAGACATCCTGATGGTCAAACCTGCACTTGCCTATCTTGATGTGGTAAGAGATGTGAAGAATAACACATCGCTTCCACTTGCCGTCTACAATGTGTCTGGTGAATACTCTATGCTCAAAATGGCAGCCAAAGCGGGTGTGATAGACTATGACAAGGTGATGATGGAAACACTCTTGGGATTTAAACGTGCGGGTGCAGATATCATCATCACCTACCATGCAAAAGAAGCAGCGATCCTTTTAAACAAATAA
- the argF gene encoding ornithine carbamoyltransferase, with amino-acid sequence MRHFLTLKDFTKDEILEMITLAQKIKAQTKQRKFVPYMEHQTLGMIFEKSSTRTRVSFETGIYQLGGVGLFLSSNDIQLGRGEPMKDTARVISRMVDMVMIRTFEQSKLEEFANFSKVPVINGLTDAYHPVQLMTDYLTMIEHGKEKDPVVAYVGDGNNMTHSWLMLAAKLGFELRVATPQGYECDEAIVNEALEIAKESGAKITFGNDPKEAVKDCDVVTTDTWVSMGQEDEKEERVRVFNGYMVDEAMMSLAKPDAIFLHCLPAYRGYEVSEETFEKHEEVIFSEAENRLHAQKGIMVWLDAHRNEESPK; translated from the coding sequence ATGAGACACTTTTTGACACTCAAAGATTTTACGAAAGACGAAATCTTGGAGATGATAACATTAGCACAGAAGATAAAAGCACAGACAAAGCAGCGCAAGTTCGTACCTTACATGGAACACCAGACACTCGGGATGATCTTTGAAAAAAGTTCTACCCGTACACGTGTGAGCTTTGAAACAGGTATCTACCAACTTGGCGGTGTGGGACTGTTCCTCTCTTCTAATGACATACAGCTAGGACGCGGTGAGCCGATGAAAGATACGGCTCGTGTGATCAGCCGTATGGTCGATATGGTGATGATACGTACCTTTGAACAGTCAAAACTTGAAGAGTTCGCGAACTTCTCTAAAGTGCCTGTGATCAATGGTTTGACGGATGCTTACCATCCTGTGCAGCTTATGACTGACTATCTCACAATGATAGAACATGGTAAAGAGAAGGATCCTGTGGTTGCGTATGTCGGTGATGGAAACAATATGACACACTCCTGGCTGATGCTTGCAGCTAAACTTGGTTTTGAACTGAGAGTGGCTACACCTCAAGGGTATGAGTGTGATGAAGCGATTGTCAATGAGGCGCTTGAAATAGCCAAAGAGAGCGGTGCGAAGATCACTTTTGGTAACGACCCTAAAGAGGCAGTCAAAGATTGTGATGTCGTCACTACAGATACTTGGGTCTCTATGGGACAAGAAGATGAAAAAGAAGAACGTGTGCGTGTATTTAACGGCTATATGGTAGATGAAGCGATGATGTCTTTAGCGAAGCCTGATGCCATCTTCTTACACTGCTTACCTGCATACAGAGGCTATGAAGTGAGTGAAGAGACTTTTGAAAAACATGAAGAAGTCATCTTTAGTGAAGCCGAGAACAGACTACACGCACAAAAAGGTATCATGGTGTGGTTAGATGCACATCGTAATGAGGAATCGCCTAAATGA
- the hemN gene encoding oxygen-independent coproporphyrinogen III oxidase yields MSDIDFEKFSKYSKPGPRYTSYPTALEFSDNFKYDDYIHYLENAKEKLSLYVHLPFCRSACYFCGCNVVFTSKEKKLSAYIEYLKKEVDLLAQHIDTSREVIQFHFGGGTPTYYKAFELDEIVTYIKSKFPNWSQEAEISCEIDPRFFNEDQMKVFQKHGFNRISFGVQDLDEKVQKEIHRIQPLELTQAAVDLARKYGVTSINTDFIYGLPYQTLETFKKTLELSTQLDPDRVAVFNYAHVPWLMKTQRKFDETTLPTPDVKLQIFQYTIDFFESNGYKMVGMDHFAKPEDELFGAIEKGELHRNFQGYTTKGGANLVGIGLTSIGEGERYYAQNTKDMKVYEAALDAGKLPFERGVNLSDDDYLRKAVIMELMANFSIDMKRVNAEYHIDFKTYFADALEALQEFVEADLVTITEDKITVSTTGTLLIRNIAMPFDAYMKKYAQSKKSFSKTV; encoded by the coding sequence ATGAGCGATATAGATTTCGAAAAGTTCAGCAAATACTCCAAGCCAGGACCAAGATACACCTCTTACCCTACAGCCTTAGAGTTCAGTGATAACTTCAAATATGATGATTATATTCACTATCTGGAAAACGCAAAAGAGAAACTCTCACTCTATGTACACTTGCCTTTCTGTAGATCAGCATGTTATTTTTGTGGATGTAATGTGGTGTTTACTTCCAAAGAGAAAAAACTCTCTGCTTACATAGAGTACTTAAAAAAAGAGGTAGATCTTTTAGCACAACACATCGATACATCCCGTGAAGTGATACAGTTTCACTTTGGCGGGGGTACACCGACATACTACAAAGCCTTTGAACTGGATGAGATCGTTACCTATATCAAATCGAAGTTTCCTAACTGGAGTCAAGAAGCTGAGATCAGTTGTGAGATAGACCCTCGTTTTTTTAACGAAGACCAAATGAAAGTCTTCCAGAAACACGGTTTTAACCGTATAAGTTTTGGTGTACAGGACCTTGATGAAAAAGTACAAAAAGAGATCCATCGTATACAACCTTTGGAACTCACGCAAGCAGCTGTAGATCTGGCGAGAAAGTATGGAGTAACCTCTATTAACACTGACTTTATCTATGGTTTACCCTATCAAACACTAGAAACATTTAAAAAAACACTTGAACTCTCTACACAACTCGATCCCGACAGAGTCGCTGTCTTTAACTATGCACATGTCCCTTGGCTCATGAAAACACAGCGCAAGTTTGATGAAACTACACTGCCAACACCGGACGTAAAACTGCAGATCTTCCAATACACTATTGACTTTTTTGAAAGTAATGGATATAAAATGGTAGGTATGGACCATTTTGCCAAACCCGAAGATGAACTTTTTGGGGCTATCGAAAAAGGTGAACTCCACCGGAATTTTCAAGGCTACACGACAAAAGGCGGTGCGAACCTTGTAGGTATCGGTCTTACCAGTATTGGTGAAGGTGAGCGCTATTATGCGCAGAACACCAAAGACATGAAAGTCTATGAAGCTGCACTTGATGCAGGAAAACTGCCTTTTGAACGAGGGGTCAATCTGAGTGATGATGACTACCTTCGTAAAGCGGTGATCATGGAGCTTATGGCAAACTTTTCCATAGATATGAAAAGAGTCAATGCTGAGTATCATATAGATTTTAAAACATACTTTGCCGATGCATTAGAGGCCTTGCAAGAGTTTGTAGAGGCTGACTTGGTTACCATTACAGAGGATAAAATAACCGTAAGCACCACTGGTACCCTGCTGATACGAAATATAGCAATGCCGTTTGATGCCTATATGAAAAAGTATGCACAAAGCAAGAAAAGCTTTTCGAAAACGGTATAA